TCATACTCTAATGTCCTATCTCCCTGCTTAGATACTATCCCAAGTTATGTTTTGCTCATTCATCCTCTTTTCCATTAGCCACCAGTCATATATACTGCCTTGTAATTGATACTCAGTTATAGTAACCTTCTATCCATAATTACTTCCCAACAATTCAAACGCCTTTTTTATTACTTGGATCCATTTTCCCCGATAACAGAGTTTGTTGCACTGTCAAATGTTAGGGGGTTTAAACACTTTAATTCTGACAAAATATATCGTTGAGCTTATTTCTAACGAGTGTTGCTAGGGTTTGCGTGAGTTGGTTCAACACATTTCCACTTTCATTGTTGTTGTTCTCGTTATTCTTTTCATCGTTCTCGTTATTTCAATTGTTGTGATTTTTAGCATCTCCTTGTCAAGCACTTATTATTTCTTCAAACAATAATCAAACcactgttattattattttttgttggaGAGAGAGTCGAATAtaaatcaattataaaattatagataaattataagtatataattaaattaatgacacaaaaatatatcaaatatataatttaaaaaataatattttcaattgattagaattaaattactcaATATATTTGAATcgaaaatattcatttccctctccaagatatcaaaaataataattcagatCCACACCCCACATTTCCGACAAAACCTTTTGGGGCTAATATTATCACCAGAACTAAACTTTTCCAAGCCAAGATTACCGTTTAACAAAAGATGCAAATGAATGTAAGTAAATTCATGAATTATAATACAATTAGATTTAAATATATAGTTAATTAGCAGAATATAGGTTAGAATACAACTGAACTTATTCCCATTTCTCTTTACTTGTATCTGTTCAATCTGTGATCAAAACTACCTGGTCTCTTAATCACAGTAAACCAAAGCTCAATCTTTCCCACATGGTGTTTGATTAAATGTCtaacatatatctatatataaactGTATAGTGAAAAATAACAGCATGCTGGACATTTTATACTGAATACTCTGTGCAAAAATCTCATGCAGTGCAGCATGTCGAGCCTGAGCCCATCACCTGATGATGATCGGCTTAGCAACTTGCATGTGGCATTGAAACAAACCATCCTTGACCTCATGCCTATTCGTGATGCTGCGAGAACATGTACTTTGTCGAAAGCTTGGAGGGAAACGTGGACAATGCGACCCTGCCTGGTTCTGAATAAGCTGTTTTACTTGCAAGTGATTAGTAACAAAAACGAAGAAGCAGAGCAGCTGTCTGCATTTTCATCAGCACTCGACAAGATCTTTGCGGTCCAAACTGGCCCCATTGTGGAAACTGAAATCTACATCCCGCCCAAACTTGAAATCCATCATATCCATCACTGGGTTCAGCATTTAACAGAGAAGGATGTTGAGGTGTTCAGACTTGATAATTCGGAAAACGATGCTTGCTTACTTCCCTCAGTTTTTTTCGATTTTGCAAAGTTGAAAGTGTTAGAACTTGATAAGTGGATACTGAGCCCCCCACCTGAATCTAGATGCTTCTCTAATATAGTCTCTGTGGATCTCCTTCGTGTTTCGATCTCTGCTCCTGTATCATTCGGGTCCCAACTGCAGGATCTGGAATTGCGCGTATGTAATGGCATTGAACATCTGGTCTTCGCCAATATTAACAATCTCAAAACGCTGATTATTGGTATGAGTTCAAAAATAGATTGGCGATGGCTCGAAAACGCAAAAAACCTGGAACGTTTTGGTATTGTGTTGACTCATGCAGATTTCATCCAGAGTAAATCTGTCAATTTCATCAAGCTTCTTAGCAATTGTACAAGAATCAATCTTCTTCTCCTCCATGATTTTCTCCTTGAGGtctggtgaaaatttaaaatttaacaatcTGTTTTTCTTGAGGTACGGTGACTGTATTTGTTGTCTTACATTTCGATGTATTAATAATATACACAGATATTGGGACCGGATCCCTTTACGTTGAAGACACATGCGACAAGGATGGTGAACTTGAAGACGCTAGATCTCCGTGTTCTTTCATTTAACTTGCTTCggatttcaaattttctttgcTTGATCAGAAATCTTCCCAACCTGGAAAACCTTATAGTAACACTGGTGAGAACTGGATATTGTATTAAGAAG
This genomic window from Daucus carota subsp. sativus chromosome 7, DH1 v3.0, whole genome shotgun sequence contains:
- the LOC108195683 gene encoding F-box/FBD/LRR-repeat protein At1g13570-like translates to MQCSMSSLSPSPDDDRLSNLHVALKQTILDLMPIRDAARTCTLSKAWRETWTMRPCLVLNKLFYLQVISNKNEEAEQLSAFSSALDKIFAVQTGPIVETEIYIPPKLEIHHIHHWVQHLTEKDVEVFRLDNSENDACLLPSVFFDFAKLKVLELDKWILSPPPESRCFSNIVSVDLLRVSISAPVSFGSQLQDLELRVCNGIEHLVFANINNLKTLIIGMSSKIDWRWLENAKNLERFGIVLTHADFIQSKSVNFIKLLSNCTRINLLLLHDFLLEILGPDPFTLKTHATRMVNLKTLDLRVLSFNLLRISNFLCLIRNLPNLENLIVTLDFKVTRSNSVDSAIERHLEALDWEDVVLDKLQIVQILGVIGVRSELQFLKILLTSSPSLQEISVFCSTAISNPNEKLRIKQEFLQLLKKIPARTTFLA